Proteins from a genomic interval of Equus quagga isolate Etosha38 chromosome 13, UCLA_HA_Equagga_1.0, whole genome shotgun sequence:
- the MARVELD3 gene encoding MARVEL domain-containing protein 3 isoform X1: protein MEDTSGTREPRARPRERDPDRRPQPDRDRHPERPRDRAGDPRRERNGGGRRDGDRDKGRDRHPRQDRPRLGDQRAGEQRVREKSRQGRTPDCPRRTTWEAAPPPWPAPWETPQPPPQRKEGFGRRGPESESTSGRYLPPSPRPGPEEVEYSQSEAAGLLECHKCRYLCTGRGVVQIVEVMLNGMVLMCIVASYFVLAGFSASFPTAGGFGNNYYSPFEGTELEQVRQLDQQYTVLRAPLIYGGVAVSLGLGVLTMGVLLRGAKNLTKLPGKWLLLEAAFSLLAAVGYCIGIGIYLHVALRINSTDTCKTRERLYARKGLTWMNCQLAGTDGAAATFACLLVIMYGVSVVLALRSYREQKRYKDNREQHRNYSDAPEYLWSGTL, encoded by the exons ATGGAAGACACTTCGGGGACTCGCGAGCCCCGGGCCCGGCCAAGAGAGCGGGACCCAGACCGGCGCCCCCAGCCGGACCGAGACCGCCACCCCGAGCGACCGCGGGACAGAGCTGGGGACCCCCGCAGGGAGAGAAACGGGGGCGGACGGAGGGATGGCGACCGGGACAAGGGCAGGGACCGACATCCCCGCCAGGACAGACCCCGGCTCGGGGACCAGCGCGCTGGGGAACAAAGAGTTAGAGAAAAGTCCCGCCAAGGCCGGACGCCGGACTGTCCCCGGCGGACCACCTGGGAGGCAGCCCCGCCCCCCTGGCCCGCGCCCTGGGAAACCCCGCAGCCGCCGCCCCAGAGGAAGGAGGGCTTCGGGCGCCGCGGCCCGGAAAG TGAATCGACCTCAGGGAGATACCTGCCCCCGAGCCCCAGGCCTGGACCAGAGGAAGTGGAATATTCCCAGTCAGAGGCTGCGGGACTCCTGGAATGCCACAAATGCAGATACTTGTGCACGGGGAGAG GTGTGGTACAGATAGTGGAGGTGATGTTGAATGGGATGGTTCTCATGTGTATCGTGGCCTCCTACTTTGTCCTTGCTGGATTCAGTGCCAGCTTTCCCACCGCCGGCGGCTTTGGGAACAACTATTACTCACCATTTGAGGGCACCGAGCTGGAGCAGGTTCGACAGCTGGACCAGCAGTACACGGTCCTCCGGGCACCTCTGATATATGGCGGTGTGGCTGTTTCTCTGGGGCTGGGTGTCCTCACCATGGGTGTTCTACTCCGAGGAGCCAAGAATCTAACCAAACTGCCAGGGAagtggctccttctggaggctgccttcAGTCTCCTAGCAGCAGTGGGCTACTGCATAGGCATTGGCATTTACCTCCACGTTGCCTTGCGGATCAATTCCACAGACACTTGCAAAACAAGAGAGAGGCTCTATGCCCGCAAGGGTCTCACCTGGATGAACTGCCAGCTGGCAGGCACTGATGGAGCAGCAGCCACCTTTGCTTGTCTTCTGGTGATTATGTATGGTGTTAGCGTGGTGCTGGCCCTACGGAGCTACCGAGAACAGAAGCGCTACAAAGATAACCGAGAACAGCACAGAAATTACAGTGATGCACCAGAATATCTGTGGTCTGGAACACTCTGA
- the MARVELD3 gene encoding MARVEL domain-containing protein 3 isoform X2 yields the protein MEDTSGTREPRARPRERDPDRRPQPDRDRHPERPRDRAGDPRRERNGGGRRDGDRDKGRDRHPRQDRPRLGDQRAGEQRVREKSRQGRTPDCPRRTTWEAAPPPWPAPWETPQPPPQRKEGFGRRGPESESTSGRYLPPSPRPGPEEVEYSQSEAAGLLECHKCRYLCTGRACCQMLEVLLNLLILACSSVSYNSTGGYTGITSLGGIYYYQFGGAYSGFDGADGEKAQQLDVQFYQLKLPTVTVAMAYSGALMAFCCLLVAMGVLRVPWHCPLLLVIEGLLDVVIAGAYIPALYFYFHYLSAAYSSPVCKEREALYHSKGYSGFGCSFHGADIGAGIFAALGIGVFALGAVLAFRGYRKVRKLKEKPAEMLEF from the exons ATGGAAGACACTTCGGGGACTCGCGAGCCCCGGGCCCGGCCAAGAGAGCGGGACCCAGACCGGCGCCCCCAGCCGGACCGAGACCGCCACCCCGAGCGACCGCGGGACAGAGCTGGGGACCCCCGCAGGGAGAGAAACGGGGGCGGACGGAGGGATGGCGACCGGGACAAGGGCAGGGACCGACATCCCCGCCAGGACAGACCCCGGCTCGGGGACCAGCGCGCTGGGGAACAAAGAGTTAGAGAAAAGTCCCGCCAAGGCCGGACGCCGGACTGTCCCCGGCGGACCACCTGGGAGGCAGCCCCGCCCCCCTGGCCCGCGCCCTGGGAAACCCCGCAGCCGCCGCCCCAGAGGAAGGAGGGCTTCGGGCGCCGCGGCCCGGAAAG TGAATCGACCTCAGGGAGATACCTGCCCCCGAGCCCCAGGCCTGGACCAGAGGAAGTGGAATATTCCCAGTCAGAGGCTGCGGGACTCCTGGAATGCCACAAATGCAGATACTTGTGCACGGGGAGAG CCTGCTGCCAAATGCTGGAGGTTCTCCTGAACTTGCTGATCCTGGCCTGCAGCTCTGTGTCTTACAATTCCACGGGGGGCTACACGGGCATCACCAGCCTGGGGGGTATCTACTACTACCAGTTTGGAGGGGCTTACAGTGGTTTCGATGGTGCTGACGGGGAGAAAGCGCAGCAGCTGGACGTCCAGTTCTACCAGCTAAAGCTGCCCACGGTCACTGTGGCAATGGCCTACAGTGGAGCCCTCATGGCCTTCTGCTGCCTCCTCGTCGCCATGGGCGTCCTGCGGGTCCCCTGGCATTGCCCCCTGTTGCTGGTGATTGAAGGCTTGTTGGATGTGGTCATCGCCGGGGCGTACATCCCAGCTTTGTACTTCTACTTCCACTACCTCTCCGCCGCCTATTCCTCCCCGGTGTGCAAGGAGAGGGAGGCGCTGTACCACAGCAAAGGGTACAGCGGCTTCGGCTGCAGTTTCCATGGGGCAGATATAGGAGCTGGAATCTTCGCTGCCCTGGGCATTGGGGTCTTTGCCCTGGGGGCCGTGCTGGCCTTCAGGGGTTACCGAAAGGTCAGGAAGCTAAAAGAGAAGCCTGCAGAAATGTTAGAGTTTTag